AGATGAGATGTCTCAACTATCGGAATCATCGTGAGGAACTGTAAATGGAGATTGCAAAAGGAAGGAACGAACGCGCGTGAAAGTTCGAGAGTGGAGATGGCGATAATGGAACATGATATTCCGCTAGTCTGTATTATGGGTACGCTCCTCCGCCGACCGGTGGGGTATACGGAACAAAGAATCAAGGAGGGCCGCTCCCACCCACTACCGAGATGGCTAAGACATTTCTCAATCCGTTGCATAGAGCTGATTCAGCGAGTAAAACATTggcttttatttctttctaTGCGTTGAACACTAACCCTCGCCATTTTTCTATTTCATGTAAGGCAACATAGTCTCGGCCGACCGCTTCATCAACTCCGTGTAGTAGCTCTCAGAAAGCAAGCCCGATCCGTGGTCAAGGATGAATTGAAGTTGTCCAGGCGTTACATCAACAATTTCCTCCTCCAATTGATTCTGTCCAAAGTTACCAACTGGGGTGCGGTCAATGTAAGGCATAAACTCCACGGCAACTCCGCCGTCATAGCCAACTTCCTCCAGGGTAGCCATAATTTTTGGCCAGTCGAAGGACCCATCGCCCGGCGCGAGACGATTGTTGTCGGCGACATGGACATTGGCAATGTATGGACCGCAAGCCTGCATCGCAGCGAACATGTCTCGCTCCTCAATCGCCAGATGGAAGACATCGAACGCAATACCACAGTCATAACCGACCTCCTTTGCAAGAGCCAGGGCTTGGTCTGTACGGTTTAAGAAGTATGTCTCGAATCTATTTAACGGCTCCAGCGCGATTCGGATACCCTTCTCTTTCGCGAAGGCAGCCACTTCGCGGAGATTCTCCACGGCCCATCTCCACTCGTTCTCTGGCGTAGACGTGGGGACCAGCTTGCCAACCGTGGATGGCACAACAGTGACAATTTGGCCACCAAGCCCAGCCGATAGAGCGATAACTTCCTTCACGTATTTCACTGTGTCCTTTCGTTGCTGTGGGTCTAGGGCGATCAGGTCTCGAGTGCCATGCTGAGTTGTGACTGCGCCCCAGCACTTGATGTTATACTTGACAAGAAGCGG
The sequence above is drawn from the Trichoderma breve strain T069 chromosome 5, whole genome shotgun sequence genome and encodes:
- a CDS encoding xylose isomerase-like TIM barrel domain-containing protein, encoding MHLATHTWMRPEPLETTLKRISRLGYSSIELAGEPDLYTVEEVRPLLVKYNIKCWGAVTTQHGTRDLIALDPQQRKDTVKYVKEVIALSAGLGGQIVTVVPSTVGKLVPTSTPENEWRWAVENLREVAAFAKEKGIRIALEPLNRFETYFLNRTDQALALAKEVGYDCGIAFDVFHLAIEERDMFAAMQACGPYIANVHVADNNRLAPGDGSFDWPKIMATLEEVGYDGGVAVEFMPYIDRTPVGNFGQNQLEEEIVDVTPGQLQFILDHGSGLLSESYYTELMKRSAETMLPYMK